In Chiroxiphia lanceolata isolate bChiLan1 chromosome 7, bChiLan1.pri, whole genome shotgun sequence, the DNA window CGGTTCGGGAGGAGCGGGTCGGGCCCAGGCGAGGGCCCGGGGCTCTGCCGGTGGCTGCCCCGGGCCACCCCCTGCCCGCGGCTCGGGGAGCGCGGGGCTCGGGCAGGGCCCGGCCGGCGGCCGAGGCCGCGGCCAGCCGGGGCCTGCAGTCGCCGGCGGCGGGATGGCCCTGGTGCCCTACGAGGAGGGAGCCGGCTGGGGAGCGCGGCAGCTGCACAGCCCTTCGGCCACCTTCCACTTCGCCAGCCGCACCATCCGCCTGCAGCAGGACTGGCGGCGGCTGGGGGTGGCGGCCGTGGTCTGGGACGCGGTAGGTGTTCACGCCGAGCGGAGCTTTCCTGCGCTCCGCGGCTGCCTGTGGCGCTTGCCGAGCTTTCAGGATCAccttataaaattatttaacgTTAAAATGTAAAGGgaaggcttttttcctttttcttttctcttttctttttttatttccttctcctggatagaaaatattaaactctgctttaccttttttttttttcttccctcataAGAGATCCTGAAGGACTTCAAGGGAAATGGGCCACCTAAATTTTGCACGGCCATTGCCAAATACAGGAAATATCCCGGATAACTCACAGAACTCTCACCCGTTTCTTAACAATTGCTGGTGATGTTTGTTTGGCACCCTTCAGAGCACGGCATGGATCGCTGCTTGTAGCCTCCAGGAGGACTGCTGGTAGACTTTATCTTGGGGATAGGAACAGTCCAAAACAGAGGGGTTTGTGGCAGGCCCAAAGCTGCAGGGCAGTCGCTCACAGCACCACTGTAGAAATCCAAGGGCTTCCCGTCAGCCGGGTCTCAGGTCCACACACAAATTGCTCTTTCACCTCTAGTTTAGAAGAACAAGCATAGCAGTTTTAGCAAACTCCTCAAATGAATTGGTGTACAGGGCTGTTGGTCTTTCCGGACATCAGCTTTGACAGAACTTGCTCTGGAGAGAGCTCCTTGTCAAGGTTGATATAAAATACAACACATTAGATACAACCAGATAGAAGAGTTATTTCTTTACATTCCCTGTTGTCCTTCCTGATGGCATGCCAGTGTTGTGCAGAAACCTTTTGAAATACCATATAAGAGATTATGAAGCCTTATTCTTGTCTTTTGCAATACTGTGTTCATTCACTAGTGTTTGACACcacttcagcttttcctttccaaatgcAACTCCTTCTACCTCCTGTTATGTTTGGGGATTCATGAAGCACTTACCACATCTGAGTTGTAACCTCTAtggttcctttttctttctgccagcAAGAGCCTTCCATAAAACTCATAAAAAGACCACATGTGCACACAGGAGGCAGAGAAGGGCTGAACGAAGTCTTGCTGCAGACCTGAAGTGCCTGACTCTTCCCATAATCTTCTCTTGGGTTAAGCCAGAAACCCTGTGTTTGGTATGACTGAAATGAGCCCTGTGCTAAATTGTCTTTGTCTCTTGGCTTAGGCTGTTGTCCTGTGTGCTTATCTGGAGATGGAAGGCATTGATCTCAGGGATCGGTCTGTGAttgagctgggagctgggactggATTGTTGGGAATAGTGGCCACATTATTAGGTaagggcttttttgtttgctcattTAAAACACTTTACAACTGTAGTAAAACTAGTGCTTTTACATCTGGTATAGTGTGAGCACCAAAGCTGCATATGTGAACTCTGATGGTTCCTCTCTGAGTCATCTTCCTTTCTCGTTAGACTTGAGAGCCTGCTGCGATATTTGTTGTAGTGATAGTGCCACTGCAGTTTACTTTATGGCGGGACCCTGTTAAGGCTGATGCCTGTTACCATGGCAGGAAGCTCAGCAGCAGTCAGCTCTGCAGCTATTCTCCCCCAGGGAACAAGTGCTGAGCTTCCCGTCTTCCACATGTCCTCGTATGCGGATAAAGCTACAGACAGAAACGGCTCTGAGCCTGTGTAAGCTGTGTTAGCCTGTCTTGCAGACAGGCAAGCCAAGGTCTGGAGAAATAAAGTGATTTGCCGGTGATCTGTCTGTGGCTGAAGCAGGGACTGGGTATTATGTTAAATTTGTGCTACCTGTCCCAGGTTAACTTTGTAATTCAAAACTCTAGTGGCTGTGCAAGGTGCCTACTGAAATAATAGAAACAGAGCCTTTGACAAAATACAGTCATGCCATGCAAAATCACACAGGCAAAACTTTGTCTGACCTGTGAAAGAGGCTCTCTAGCTGCCTGTCTCCTACTGAAAAATACGGGATTGAAGCAGGTTAATGGTAACAACCCCTCTAATTCATTCTTTTGTTGCCTATGGAAAGACAGAAGGTAACTCCCGTGACTTTCATGCACTAAGAAAAAGCACTAGAAAACACTTTCTCTTCCCTACCCAACTTAATCTGCACTGTATATTCTTAAGTGACTGATGAAGGGTATGTAGATAGTGggggttttgcttgttttgttcttttgtttgtttgtttttaatcaggCAGTTCAGGGGAATTGTTAATGTTTAACAAGGAGCCTGCTCGACTTAAAGCGTTGTATTCTGCGTGCTGTATTTATGGACTCTGACTGTTTGAGCCATGTACTGTACTGCTTAGGTGCTCGTGTTACTATGACAGACAGGGAGGCAGCACTGGAATTCCTGGAGTCAAACGTACAGGCTAATTTACCCTCTGAACTACGTCCGAGAGCTGTGGTGAAGGAGCTGACTTGGGGAAAAGACCTGGATAACTTCCCTCCAGGAGCATTTGACTTCGTCCTGGGTGCAGACATCGTTTATCTGGAAGAAActtttgcagagctgcttcagaCGCTGGAGCACCTGTGCTCAGAGCAAACTGTGATTCTTCTTGCCTGTCGTATCCGCTATGAACGGGATCACAAGTTCTTGAAGATGCTGAGAGACCGTTTCTCCGTGTATGAGGTCCACTATGATTCCAGTAAGGATGTTCATATCTACAAAGCACAGAGGAGTAGTCACAAGGATGACTTTTGACTCTACGCTTTGTTAGTAaaccactgctgctgttcagttCTCCCCTTTGTTTCTACTCAATACATTCATTCCTAAGCATAAAGTTGCAGTTGTGTTATTTCAGTGGCTTCTTGTTCTGATGGTCTTGTCTGATAACTTGGTTTGGCACAGCAAGGGCTGCACTTCTGTTCTGCATATGGAACCTCTGCTTCATTTCGGAATACAGTTGTATAGGGTCTTCCACTGACTTTTTatcaaatgtaatttttgaaaCTGATTTAAGCTGCAGAAATCTCCAGGCATCAAAATTATTATCAAATTATTATTATCTGTTGTTTAAAATCAACCCACACTTAGTTCCTGTGGGAAACATATATGttacagtggggttttttcctcttatcaCTTCCTTAACTCTGAAAAGTAAAAGTGGATGAAATAGAAGCTAATCCTCCAGCTCTAAATGCTTTAACTCTTCAGGCCTTTGTGTCTTAAAAGCGGTTGTAAAAGAAGCCACTTAAagggcaaaaagaaacaaaggcagcTGCCATAAAGTTGTTCTATTGCTGTCACTGCTGAATTGAAGAATAGGGAAACAAAGAACAAGATCTGGATCAGGGGGCTGGGAATCAAGGTTGCCAAGTAAGCCAACTTAGAAATCAGTGGTATTTTTACCTGACTTGCAGACTACGCCTGCAGTACCAAAGCAGTACCAAAGCAGTTGTGGTTCACGGGTTGTCCTTAGCAAGTCTCCCCCACACAGATAAAGGCTCCTTGGAGGAGATACACATGCACATGAAAGCGAAACATGGAGATTCAAACTGTTCTTTAAATATCAAATCAGTCCTTGACTCTCAAAGTACTGCTAAATAATCTTCTGCTTTCTACATTCGCTTGTGCCCCCTCTGTCTCTGAGAGTTGTTATTTAGGAGAGGAGGGTGCTGCTGTAAAGTCTTTGTAGCAAGGGAAATAGTTATTCTTGTATTACTTGGGACCTTGGGGCAGTGTCTAGATTTCAGTGTGCTTTCAGTGCACAGTGGTTGTTAGACACTGTTCTAAGTA includes these proteins:
- the METTL21A gene encoding protein N-lysine methyltransferase METTL21A, which produces MALVPYEEGAGWGARQLHSPSATFHFASRTIRLQQDWRRLGVAAVVWDAAVVLCAYLEMEGIDLRDRSVIELGAGTGLLGIVATLLGARVTMTDREAALEFLESNVQANLPSELRPRAVVKELTWGKDLDNFPPGAFDFVLGADIVYLEETFAELLQTLEHLCSEQTVILLACRIRYERDHKFLKMLRDRFSVYEVHYDSSKDVHIYKAQRSSHKDDF